One Streptomyces sp. SAI-135 DNA segment encodes these proteins:
- a CDS encoding amino acid ABC transporter ATP-binding protein, with the protein MTEVSAAKEDVAATGELVVLKSVNKHFGALHVLQDIDLTIARGEVVVVIGPSGSGKSTLCRTINRLETIDTGSIAIDGKPLPQEGKELARLRADVGMVFQSFNLFAHKTVLENVMLGQIKVRKADKKQAEEKARALLDRVGVATQADKYPAQLSGGQQQRVAIARALAMDPKVMLFDEPTSALDPEMINEVLEVMQQLARDGMTMIVVTHEMGFARSAANRVVFMADGRIVEEAAPDQFFSNPRSDRAKDFLSKILHH; encoded by the coding sequence ATGACCGAAGTATCGGCGGCCAAGGAAGATGTGGCCGCGACCGGCGAACTGGTCGTCCTGAAGAGCGTCAACAAGCACTTCGGCGCGTTGCACGTGCTCCAGGACATCGACCTGACGATCGCCCGCGGCGAGGTCGTCGTGGTCATCGGACCCTCCGGGTCCGGGAAGTCCACCCTGTGCCGCACCATCAACCGCCTCGAGACGATCGACACGGGTTCGATCGCCATCGACGGCAAGCCGCTGCCCCAGGAGGGCAAGGAACTGGCCCGGCTGCGCGCCGACGTCGGCATGGTCTTCCAGTCCTTCAACCTCTTCGCGCACAAGACCGTGCTCGAGAACGTGATGCTGGGCCAGATCAAGGTCCGCAAGGCCGACAAGAAGCAGGCCGAGGAGAAGGCGCGCGCCCTGCTCGACCGGGTCGGCGTCGCCACGCAGGCGGACAAGTACCCCGCCCAGCTGTCCGGCGGCCAGCAGCAGCGTGTCGCCATCGCCCGGGCCCTGGCGATGGACCCCAAGGTCATGCTCTTCGACGAGCCCACGTCGGCGCTCGACCCCGAGATGATCAACGAGGTGCTGGAGGTCATGCAGCAGCTCGCCCGTGACGGCATGACAATGATCGTCGTCACACACGAGATGGGTTTCGCACGATCGGCCGCAAACCGCGTGGTGTTCATGGCGGACGGACGGATCGTCGAGGAGGCTGCGCCCGACCAGTTCTTCAGCAACCCGCGCAGCGACCGCGCCAAGGACTTCCTGTCGAAGATCCTGCACCACTGA
- a CDS encoding response regulator transcription factor, giving the protein MRLLLVEDDNHVAAALSAVLARHGFDVTHARSGEEALQALVPEGNGFGVVLLDLGLPDQDGYEVCGKIRKRTSTPVIMVTARSDVRSRIHGLNLGADDYVVKPYDTGELLARIHAVSRRTVHEDAPGGADTALVLGAVRIELPTRQVTVDGTVVQLTRKEFDLLALLAQRPGVVFRREQIISEVWRTSWEGTGRTLEVHVASLRAKLRMPALIETVRGVGYRLVAPGV; this is encoded by the coding sequence GTGAGACTTCTCCTCGTCGAGGACGACAACCACGTGGCCGCCGCGCTGTCCGCGGTGCTCGCCCGGCACGGCTTCGACGTCACGCACGCCCGCAGCGGCGAGGAGGCACTCCAGGCGCTCGTCCCCGAGGGCAACGGCTTCGGAGTCGTGCTCCTCGACCTCGGTCTGCCCGACCAGGACGGCTACGAGGTGTGCGGCAAGATCCGCAAGCGCACCAGCACGCCGGTGATCATGGTCACCGCGCGCTCCGACGTCCGCTCCCGCATCCACGGCCTGAACCTCGGCGCCGACGACTACGTGGTCAAGCCGTACGACACGGGCGAGCTCCTCGCCCGCATCCACGCCGTCAGCCGGCGCACCGTCCACGAGGACGCGCCCGGCGGCGCGGACACGGCACTGGTCCTCGGGGCCGTGCGCATCGAACTGCCGACCCGTCAGGTCACCGTGGACGGCACGGTCGTCCAGCTCACCCGCAAGGAGTTCGACCTCCTCGCGCTGCTCGCCCAGCGGCCCGGGGTGGTCTTCCGTCGCGAGCAGATCATCAGCGAGGTCTGGCGCACCAGCTGGGAGGGCACCGGCCGCACGCTGGAGGTGCATGTGGCGTCCCTGCGCGCGAAGCTGCGGATGCCCGCGCTGATCGAGACGGTACGGGGCGTGGGGTACCGGCTGGTGGCCCCCGGGGTCTGA
- a CDS encoding HAMP domain-containing sensor histidine kinase: MRTRLLPLLIVLMAAVLMALGVPLAIGVASAEQQKVVVDRIDDTAHFAALAQFVTGSSDERLETLESELASYYQVYGIRAGVFYDGDVPMATAPRGWFLPREGEVRDAFGEALLSRRSQDPKQVWPWQRGRLVVASPVIRDGDVVAVVVTDSPTGPMRSRILHDWLVIFAGELAAMLLAVGAALRLTGWVLRPVRVLDATTHDIATGRLKSRVAVAGGPPELRRLAKSFNEMADNVEDVLEQQRAFVADASHQLRNPLAALLLRIELLAFELPEGNTEIASVQAEGKRLAQVLDDLLDLALAEHTEADLSVTDIGELTAERVAAWTPTAEAKGVRLVGSCPPTTAWADPVTLSSALDAVIDNALKFTPKDETVEVTVAADGDTSTVVVADRGPGLTDEELARVGDRFWRSGRHQNIKGSGLGLSISRALLAAGGGSISYGHQEPHGLVVTVAVPRSRPTA; the protein is encoded by the coding sequence GTGCGTACCCGTCTTCTTCCGCTGCTCATCGTCCTCATGGCCGCCGTGCTCATGGCCCTGGGCGTGCCGCTCGCCATCGGAGTGGCCTCCGCGGAGCAGCAGAAGGTCGTCGTCGACCGGATCGACGACACCGCGCACTTCGCCGCACTCGCCCAGTTCGTCACCGGCTCCTCCGACGAGCGCCTGGAGACCCTGGAGAGCGAACTCGCCAGCTACTACCAGGTCTACGGCATCCGCGCCGGCGTCTTCTACGACGGTGATGTGCCCATGGCCACCGCGCCCCGGGGGTGGTTCCTCCCCAGGGAGGGCGAGGTGCGCGACGCGTTCGGCGAAGCCCTCCTCAGCCGCCGCAGCCAGGACCCCAAGCAGGTGTGGCCCTGGCAGCGCGGCCGGCTGGTCGTCGCCTCCCCGGTGATCCGGGACGGAGACGTCGTCGCGGTCGTCGTCACCGACTCGCCCACCGGGCCGATGCGTTCCCGGATCCTGCACGACTGGCTCGTCATCTTCGCGGGCGAACTCGCCGCAATGCTGCTGGCCGTGGGCGCCGCGCTGCGGCTGACCGGCTGGGTGCTCCGGCCCGTACGGGTCCTCGACGCCACCACCCACGACATCGCCACCGGACGGCTCAAGTCCCGGGTGGCGGTGGCCGGCGGACCGCCCGAACTCAGACGCCTGGCGAAGTCGTTCAACGAGATGGCGGACAACGTGGAGGACGTGCTGGAGCAGCAGCGCGCCTTCGTCGCCGACGCGTCGCACCAGTTGCGCAATCCGCTCGCCGCACTGCTGCTGCGCATCGAGCTGCTCGCCTTCGAACTGCCCGAGGGCAACACTGAGATCGCCTCCGTGCAGGCGGAGGGCAAACGACTGGCCCAGGTCCTCGACGACCTCCTCGACCTCGCCCTCGCCGAGCACACCGAGGCGGACCTGAGCGTCACCGACATCGGGGAGCTCACGGCCGAACGCGTCGCCGCGTGGACGCCGACCGCCGAGGCCAAGGGGGTACGCCTGGTGGGGAGTTGCCCGCCGACCACCGCCTGGGCCGACCCCGTCACCCTGTCCAGCGCCCTCGACGCGGTCATCGACAACGCGCTCAAGTTCACGCCGAAGGACGAGACCGTCGAGGTCACGGTTGCCGCGGACGGGGACACCTCGACAGTCGTCGTCGCCGACCGGGGACCCGGGCTCACCGACGAGGAACTCGCGCGGGTCGGCGACCGGTTCTGGCGCAGCGGGCGGCATCAGAACATCAAGGGCTCCGGCCTCGGGCTGTCCATCTCGCGGGCGCTGCTGGCCGCGGGGGGCGGCTCGATCTCGTACGGCCACCAGGAGCCGCACGGGCTGGTCGTCACCGTGGCCGTGCCGCGCAGCCGTCCTACGGCTTGA
- a CDS encoding TAXI family TRAP transporter solute-binding subunit: MPKPFPHLSRRQALQTAVATLVALGLLLWWLLPLGESPPTGTITFSTGTKAGVYQKYGELLRDEIHKDMPDLKVELETSAGSQENVRLVAIGKSDFAIAAADAVETYQQNGDPGADQLRGLARLYDDYVQLVVPADSDIRTVADLKGKRVSIGVRNSGVRLIADRVLRAAGIDPDKDIQPRAEGIDTGPELLGHGLDAFFWSGGLPTDGLKQLAERSAFRFVPIEPSLVAKLHAEGEPTRYYRATNMPASAYPSVQNGTTVPTMAVSNLLITRKDMDPELTEWLTRTVIKSRDGIGRDVHSAQLVDVRTAIYTDPVPLHEGARRYYRSVKP, translated from the coding sequence ATGCCCAAGCCGTTCCCCCACCTCAGCCGCCGCCAGGCGCTCCAGACCGCGGTCGCCACCCTCGTGGCCCTCGGCCTGCTCCTGTGGTGGCTGCTCCCGCTGGGTGAGAGCCCCCCGACCGGCACGATCACGTTCAGCACGGGCACGAAGGCAGGCGTCTACCAGAAGTACGGCGAACTCCTGCGCGACGAGATCCACAAGGACATGCCGGACCTGAAGGTGGAACTGGAGACCAGCGCCGGCTCCCAGGAGAACGTCCGACTCGTGGCGATCGGAAAGTCCGACTTCGCCATCGCCGCGGCCGACGCGGTGGAGACCTACCAGCAGAACGGCGACCCCGGCGCCGACCAGCTCCGCGGCCTGGCCCGCCTCTACGACGACTACGTCCAGCTCGTCGTCCCCGCCGACTCGGACATCCGCACCGTCGCCGACCTGAAGGGCAAGCGGGTCTCCATCGGCGTCCGCAACTCCGGCGTACGACTGATAGCGGACCGGGTGCTCAGGGCCGCCGGCATCGACCCGGACAAGGACATCCAGCCGAGGGCGGAGGGCATCGACACCGGCCCCGAGCTCCTCGGCCACGGCCTGGACGCGTTCTTCTGGTCCGGTGGCCTGCCCACCGACGGTCTCAAGCAGCTGGCCGAACGCTCCGCGTTCCGCTTCGTCCCGATCGAACCGTCCCTCGTGGCGAAGCTGCACGCCGAGGGCGAGCCGACCCGCTACTACCGGGCCACCAACATGCCGGCGTCGGCGTACCCGTCCGTCCAGAACGGCACGACCGTCCCCACGATGGCCGTCTCGAACCTGCTGATCACCCGCAAGGACATGGACCCCGAGCTCACCGAGTGGCTCACCCGGACCGTGATCAAGAGCAGGGACGGCATCGGCCGGGACGTCCACTCCGCCCAGCTGGTGGACGTACGCACGGCGATCTACACCGACCCGGTCCCCCTCCACGAGGGCGCCCGCCGCTACTACCGCTCGGTCAAGCCGTAG